One Streptomyces sp. NBC_00223 genomic window carries:
- a CDS encoding aromatic amino acid ammonia-lyase, translating to MGTTSEAPRHPAKAPSPQEGAFAVPGLGTTGAGAGGDLDAGAVAAIADRTAELTLPPEAFARAERSWRTARRLAASDRLYGRDTGVGANRMVPVGDEDRAGQDLRLLRSHAGGVGALLPARQVRAMLAVRVGQLLAGGSGGQPDLIRALAEALRLGVHPAVNEYGAVGTGDLTALAQTGLTLVGERPWLSDDTAAAQTDPPLAVPAPVVLEPGDALALMSSNALTLGQAALVCHDIDLLLRASHAVAALSLAAVSGSLEAYAAPVHALRPYPGARHAAAEVRRLLGVAERPRVPARRIQDPYGFRAFPQVHGPALEAVGALRRILDVEVNCPSENPLISEDGPDGGPAAYHHGGFFAAPLGLALDHLCLAVLQTGQLSAARLSHLGDPDLTGLRPFLAGGPAASSGMMILEYSAASALAEVRAGATPASLGHVVLSRGLEEAASFASQAVRQAQRTVDAYRLVLACELVAAVRASRLHGVAPAGPVSAVLDAGLPAGTEDRPLTADVTAAATLLPTLAAL from the coding sequence ATGGGAACGACGTCCGAGGCCCCTCGGCACCCCGCGAAGGCACCCTCCCCCCAGGAGGGTGCCTTCGCGGTGCCCGGCCTCGGCACTACGGGTGCCGGTGCGGGCGGCGATCTGGACGCCGGCGCGGTGGCCGCCATAGCCGACCGGACGGCCGAACTCACCCTGCCCCCCGAAGCGTTCGCCCGGGCGGAACGCTCCTGGCGCACCGCACGGCGGCTCGCGGCCTCGGACCGCCTGTACGGGCGTGACACCGGCGTCGGCGCCAACCGCATGGTGCCCGTCGGCGACGAGGACCGGGCCGGCCAGGATCTGCGGCTGCTGCGCAGCCACGCGGGCGGCGTCGGCGCCCTGCTGCCGGCCCGTCAGGTCCGGGCCATGCTCGCGGTCCGCGTCGGCCAGCTGCTCGCGGGCGGCTCCGGCGGCCAGCCCGACCTCATACGGGCCCTGGCCGAGGCGCTGCGGCTCGGCGTCCACCCGGCGGTCAACGAGTACGGGGCCGTCGGCACCGGCGACCTCACCGCGCTGGCCCAGACCGGGCTCACCCTGGTCGGCGAACGGCCCTGGCTCAGCGACGACACGGCGGCCGCGCAGACGGACCCGCCGCTCGCCGTACCCGCGCCCGTGGTGCTCGAACCCGGCGACGCGCTCGCGCTGATGAGCAGCAACGCCCTCACCCTCGGTCAGGCCGCGCTGGTCTGCCACGACATCGACCTGCTGCTGCGCGCCTCGCACGCCGTGGCGGCCCTCTCGCTGGCCGCCGTCTCGGGCTCCCTGGAGGCGTACGCGGCCCCCGTGCACGCCCTGCGCCCCTACCCCGGGGCACGCCACGCGGCGGCCGAGGTGCGCAGACTGCTGGGCGTGGCCGAGCGGCCGCGGGTGCCGGCCCGGCGCATACAGGACCCGTACGGCTTCCGGGCCTTCCCGCAGGTGCACGGCCCGGCGCTCGAAGCGGTCGGCGCGCTGCGCCGCATCCTGGACGTCGAGGTCAACTGCCCCTCGGAGAACCCGCTGATCAGCGAGGACGGCCCGGACGGCGGCCCGGCCGCCTACCACCACGGCGGCTTCTTCGCCGCGCCCCTGGGGCTCGCGCTCGACCATCTGTGCCTCGCGGTCCTGCAGACCGGCCAGCTCTCCGCCGCCCGGCTGTCCCACCTCGGCGATCCCGACCTCACCGGCCTGCGGCCGTTCCTCGCGGGCGGGCCCGCGGCCAGCTCCGGGATGATGATCCTGGAGTACAGCGCGGCGTCCGCCCTGGCCGAGGTACGGGCCGGCGCGACGCCCGCGTCGCTGGGCCACGTCGTGCTGTCCCGCGGCCTGGAGGAGGCCGCGAGCTTCGCGTCCCAGGCCGTCCGCCAGGCGCAGCGCACGGTCGACGCCTACCGTCTTGTACTCGCCTGCGAACTCGTCGCCGCGGTCCGCGCCTCACGTCTGCACGGCGTCGCGCCGGCCGGCCCGGTCTCCGCCGTCCTCGACGCGGGCCTCCCGGCCGGCACCGAGGACCGCCCCCTGACCGCGGACGTGACAGCGGCCGCCACTTTGCTCCCCACCCTGGCCGCCCTGTAG
- a CDS encoding AfsR/SARP family transcriptional regulator, giving the protein MFGILGATRVLGADGAEVALGGPRRRALLALLLLDAGRVVTVERLIDGLYGEEPPAGVGNAVQSQVSRLRQVLPAPIEGRPAGYLLAVDPDEVDAHRFQRLAAHGRNALAAGDPEQAATQLRSALALWRGPALADVGAAPFAAAQAVRLEELRVGAVEDRIEADLGLGRHRALVAELGELVAAHPLRERLRGQSMRALYGSGRQGEALEAYEAARRELADSLGADPGPELAAVHLAVLRGDRGLLPGGGGSAGTSASGRLSAGHVPRETDTGGHVPRETSPAPATETPPTPPPTGTPPATDPTAVPTAARHELPAQLTSFVGRAAELDRVGEQLTRQRLVTLIGPGGAGKTRLAVEAAGRHPYDATFVELAGLTGGAELPQAVLGALGLREGGLLPTGGPGGPGAPASTVAGPDPVARITAALDGRPMLLVLDNCEHVVEDAARLTERLLASSPRLRVLATSREALGIGGEALCPVPTLGLPRPGADRAHVLASPAVRLFVERATAVRPDFDPAADPATVDAVLRLCTALDGLPLAIELAAARLRSLSVTEIADRLGALPDDGAPYSLGVRPDALFRLLSRGSRTAQPRQRTLRGVVEWSWDLLPDDERAVLRRASVFAGGWTLAAAEAVCADAAADDRNGRNDGSPRTGEDSAGIAPEDVLDLVAALVEKSLVVAQQPDGAGRVRYRMLESIRAYGAERLTEAGGTEAALAAHIAYFLDFALTADPHLRRTEQLEWLRLLSDDRDNLQAALHRSLAADDIPTAMRLISALSSYWLLRGVRHEGVGPARQVLAAIGPHPPEGMEEEYALCVMAVVGTLTDPEGFTDHVAAATRVVKAMNRLARRFPALTVLWAPFAGAPEEGTDTVAVLEDFLEGRDDPWYRALGRLGFGLQSWMVEADAERARHECEASYEGFRRQGDRWGMITSLNVLADLADYRGELQDAITLLGRALVLAEELDSALDMAELLCNRAAYSLRVGDHAAATAYCERAVELSRRAGAPETLAMAHLGLAESARLRGDLAAARDLCEQALAECPTGWFSGNSVRSSVLVALGRIAVAEGDPAAAHARFREAATADGLSLHLPPTGWAAAEAAAGLALLERDPHRAAVLLGAATALRGSALGGPDTQAIADAARTALGAAAYRAALATTADLPRDAALAVVTDYLTAGRPG; this is encoded by the coding sequence ATGTTCGGCATCCTCGGCGCGACACGAGTCCTGGGCGCGGACGGCGCCGAGGTCGCGTTGGGCGGTCCGCGCCGCCGCGCGCTGCTCGCGCTGCTGCTGCTCGACGCCGGCCGGGTGGTCACCGTCGAGCGGCTGATCGACGGGCTGTACGGCGAGGAACCGCCCGCCGGGGTGGGCAACGCGGTCCAGTCCCAGGTCTCACGGCTGCGCCAGGTGCTGCCCGCGCCGATCGAGGGCCGGCCCGCGGGCTATCTGCTCGCCGTCGACCCGGACGAGGTGGACGCCCACCGCTTCCAGCGGCTCGCCGCGCACGGCCGGAACGCGCTTGCGGCGGGCGACCCCGAACAGGCCGCCACGCAACTGCGGTCCGCCCTCGCGCTCTGGCGCGGCCCGGCGCTCGCCGACGTCGGCGCCGCGCCCTTCGCCGCCGCGCAGGCCGTACGGCTGGAGGAGCTGCGGGTCGGGGCCGTCGAGGACCGGATCGAGGCGGACCTCGGCCTCGGCAGGCACCGCGCGCTCGTGGCCGAGCTGGGCGAACTCGTCGCCGCCCACCCGCTGCGGGAACGGCTGCGCGGCCAGTCGATGCGCGCGCTGTACGGCAGCGGTCGGCAGGGCGAGGCGCTGGAGGCGTACGAGGCCGCGCGCCGCGAGCTGGCGGACTCGCTCGGCGCCGACCCGGGACCGGAGCTGGCGGCGGTCCATCTGGCCGTACTGCGCGGTGATCGGGGGCTGCTGCCGGGCGGAGGCGGGAGCGCCGGTACTTCGGCGAGCGGCAGGCTCTCCGCGGGTCATGTTCCACGTGAAACAGACACGGGCGGACATGTTCCACGTGAAACATCGCCCGCGCCGGCCACCGAAACCCCGCCCACGCCGCCGCCCACCGGAACCCCGCCCGCGACCGACCCGACCGCCGTACCCACCGCCGCCCGCCATGAACTGCCCGCGCAGCTCACCAGCTTCGTGGGCCGCGCCGCGGAACTTGACCGCGTCGGAGAACAGTTGACACGCCAACGGCTGGTCACCCTGATCGGCCCGGGCGGCGCGGGCAAGACCCGGCTCGCGGTGGAGGCGGCCGGGCGCCACCCGTACGACGCCACCTTCGTGGAGTTGGCCGGCCTCACCGGCGGCGCCGAACTCCCGCAGGCCGTCCTGGGCGCGCTCGGACTGCGCGAGGGCGGACTGCTGCCCACCGGTGGACCCGGCGGACCCGGCGCCCCGGCGTCCACCGTGGCCGGCCCCGATCCGGTCGCGCGGATCACCGCCGCCCTGGACGGCCGCCCGATGCTGCTCGTCCTCGACAACTGCGAGCACGTCGTCGAGGATGCCGCGCGGCTGACCGAACGGCTGCTGGCCTCTTCGCCGCGACTGCGTGTGCTGGCCACCAGCCGCGAGGCGCTGGGCATCGGCGGGGAAGCGCTCTGCCCGGTGCCCACCCTCGGACTGCCCCGGCCGGGCGCCGACCGGGCCCATGTCCTCGCCTCCCCGGCCGTACGGCTCTTCGTCGAGCGGGCCACCGCCGTGCGCCCCGACTTCGACCCGGCCGCCGATCCCGCCACCGTCGACGCCGTGCTGCGGCTGTGCACCGCGCTCGACGGTCTGCCGCTGGCCATCGAACTGGCCGCCGCCCGGCTGCGTTCGCTGTCCGTCACCGAGATCGCGGACCGGCTCGGCGCGCTCCCCGACGACGGCGCCCCCTACAGCCTCGGGGTCCGGCCCGACGCGCTCTTCCGGCTGCTGTCGCGCGGCAGCCGTACCGCCCAGCCGCGCCAGCGCACCCTGCGCGGGGTGGTCGAGTGGAGCTGGGACCTGCTGCCCGACGACGAGCGGGCGGTGCTGCGCCGCGCCTCGGTCTTCGCGGGCGGCTGGACGCTGGCCGCGGCCGAGGCGGTCTGCGCCGACGCTGCCGCCGACGACCGGAACGGCCGGAACGACGGCAGCCCCCGTACCGGCGAGGACAGCGCGGGCATCGCGCCCGAGGACGTGCTCGACCTGGTCGCCGCCCTGGTCGAGAAGTCCCTCGTCGTGGCCCAGCAGCCGGACGGCGCCGGCCGGGTCCGCTACCGCATGCTGGAGTCGATCCGCGCCTATGGCGCCGAACGGCTCACCGAGGCGGGCGGGACCGAGGCAGCCCTCGCCGCGCACATCGCGTACTTCCTCGACTTCGCCCTCACCGCCGACCCGCATCTGCGCCGGACCGAGCAACTGGAGTGGCTGCGGCTGCTCTCCGACGACCGCGACAACCTCCAGGCCGCGCTGCACCGAAGCCTCGCCGCGGACGACATCCCCACCGCGATGCGGCTGATCTCGGCGCTCTCGTCCTACTGGCTGCTGCGCGGGGTGCGTCACGAGGGTGTGGGGCCCGCCCGCCAGGTGCTCGCCGCCATCGGCCCGCATCCGCCGGAGGGCATGGAGGAGGAGTACGCGCTGTGCGTGATGGCCGTGGTCGGCACGCTGACCGACCCGGAGGGGTTCACCGATCATGTGGCGGCGGCGACCCGCGTGGTGAAGGCCATGAACCGGCTGGCCCGGCGCTTCCCCGCGCTCACCGTGCTGTGGGCGCCCTTCGCCGGGGCGCCGGAGGAGGGCACGGACACCGTGGCCGTCCTGGAGGACTTCCTCGAAGGCCGCGACGACCCCTGGTACCGGGCGCTGGGACGGCTCGGCTTCGGCCTCCAGTCCTGGATGGTCGAGGCGGACGCGGAGCGGGCCCGGCACGAGTGCGAGGCGTCCTACGAGGGCTTCCGGCGCCAGGGCGACCGCTGGGGCATGATCACCAGTCTCAATGTGCTGGCCGACCTCGCCGACTACCGCGGTGAGCTCCAGGACGCGATCACCCTCCTCGGCCGCGCGCTGGTGCTCGCCGAGGAACTGGACTCGGCCCTCGACATGGCCGAACTGCTCTGCAACCGCGCCGCGTACAGCCTGCGGGTGGGCGACCACGCGGCCGCCACCGCGTACTGCGAGCGGGCCGTGGAGCTCTCCCGTCGGGCGGGCGCCCCCGAGACGCTGGCCATGGCCCATCTGGGCCTGGCCGAATCCGCCCGGCTGCGCGGCGACCTGGCGGCCGCCCGCGACCTGTGCGAACAGGCACTGGCCGAGTGCCCGACCGGCTGGTTCTCCGGCAACAGCGTCCGCTCGTCCGTGCTGGTCGCCCTCGGCCGGATCGCCGTGGCGGAGGGCGACCCGGCCGCCGCCCACGCCCGCTTCCGTGAGGCGGCCACCGCGGACGGGCTCTCCCTCCACTTGCCGCCGACCGGTTGGGCCGCGGCCGAGGCCGCCGCCGGGCTCGCCCTGCTGGAGCGGGACCCGCACCGGGCCGCCGTACTCCTCGGCGCCGCGACGGCCCTGCGCGGCAGCGCGCTCGGCGGCCCGGACACCCAGGCCATCGCGGACGCGGCGCGTACCGCGCTCGGCGCAGCCGCGTACCGGGCGGCCCTCGCGACCACGGCGGACCTCCCGCGCGACGCGGCCCTCGCTGTCGTGACCGACTACCTCACGGCCGGCCGGCCCGGCTGA
- a CDS encoding MFS transporter → MTTSPPPHQKTPTRGSRATARAHDRRWAVLAICCVAAALLGIDNSVLNYAVPSLSRQLGPTSTQLLWIVDIYGFVLGGLLIVAGNLGDRIGRKRLLLLGVAGFGAASALTAYAGSPATLIAARALLGLAGATIMPSTLSLVRTVFTDPKERTTAIGVSSGVAAASFALGPVVGGLLLDHFWWGSVFLINVPVMALVLVAGALILPESRNPAPGRLDWVSVPLSITGMFGIIYAVKTAARDGVGEHSGWIAAAIGAAALVAFLRRQSTLAEPLLELRLFRNPAFSGAIASNVVTMFTSSTLSLGCSLYFQVVRGWSPLTAGLALLPGPLSAAFAAPLASVLIARIGRARTVALGLFLMAVSTAGLGMVTPHTAYWRLLPILVVNGVGIIFTFAVTSDTIMASAPRSRTGSAAAISETAMELGGALGIAVLGSVLSAFYRSDLTLPPGLTPAQSAAARESVSGGVETGAGLPGRLGAQLVDAARWAFTHSLHTTTLVAAGLMTLGALAALRTLRNVPAVLSEHGEDVPEAVEPAAV, encoded by the coding sequence ATGACCACGAGCCCACCGCCGCACCAGAAGACCCCGACCCGCGGCTCGCGCGCCACCGCACGCGCGCACGACCGCCGCTGGGCCGTCCTGGCCATCTGCTGCGTGGCCGCCGCGCTGCTGGGCATCGACAACAGCGTCCTCAACTACGCCGTCCCCTCCCTGTCCCGGCAGCTCGGCCCCACCTCCACCCAACTGCTGTGGATCGTCGACATCTACGGCTTCGTGCTCGGCGGTCTGCTGATCGTGGCCGGCAACCTCGGCGACCGGATCGGCCGCAAGCGGCTCCTGCTGCTGGGCGTCGCCGGTTTCGGCGCCGCCTCCGCGCTCACCGCCTACGCGGGCAGCCCCGCGACGCTGATCGCCGCCCGCGCGCTGCTGGGCCTGGCGGGCGCCACGATCATGCCGTCCACCCTCTCCCTGGTCCGTACGGTCTTCACCGACCCCAAGGAGCGCACCACCGCGATCGGCGTGAGCAGCGGGGTGGCCGCGGCCAGCTTCGCGCTCGGCCCGGTCGTCGGCGGTCTGCTGCTCGACCACTTCTGGTGGGGCTCGGTCTTCCTGATCAACGTGCCGGTGATGGCCCTGGTCCTGGTCGCGGGCGCGCTGATCCTGCCCGAGTCCCGCAACCCGGCGCCGGGCCGGCTGGACTGGGTGAGCGTCCCTCTGTCGATCACCGGGATGTTCGGGATCATCTACGCCGTCAAGACCGCCGCCCGCGACGGCGTCGGCGAGCACTCCGGGTGGATCGCCGCCGCGATCGGCGCCGCCGCCCTGGTGGCCTTCCTGCGCCGCCAGTCGACCCTGGCCGAACCCCTGCTGGAACTGCGGCTCTTCCGCAACCCGGCGTTCTCCGGCGCGATCGCCTCCAACGTGGTGACGATGTTCACTTCGTCCACGCTGTCGCTGGGCTGCTCGCTGTACTTCCAGGTGGTGCGCGGCTGGTCTCCGCTGACCGCGGGCCTCGCGCTGCTGCCCGGACCGCTGTCCGCGGCCTTCGCCGCCCCGCTCGCCTCGGTCCTCATCGCGCGGATCGGCCGGGCCCGTACGGTCGCGCTCGGCCTGTTCCTGATGGCCGTGAGCACCGCGGGCCTCGGCATGGTCACCCCGCACACCGCCTACTGGCGGCTGCTGCCGATCCTGGTCGTGAACGGCGTCGGCATCATCTTCACCTTCGCCGTCACCTCGGACACGATCATGGCGAGCGCCCCCAGGTCCCGTACCGGGTCGGCCGCCGCGATCTCGGAGACCGCGATGGAGCTGGGCGGCGCGCTGGGCATCGCCGTGCTCGGCTCGGTGCTCAGCGCCTTCTACCGCAGTGATCTGACCCTGCCGCCCGGGCTGACCCCCGCCCAGAGCGCGGCGGCCCGCGAGTCGGTCAGCGGCGGGGTCGAGACCGGCGCCGGACTGCCGGGCCGGCTCGGAGCCCAGCTGGTCGACGCGGCCAGGTGGGCGTTCACCCACAGCCTGCACACCACGACGCTGGTCGCCGCGGGGCTCATGACGCTCGGCGCGCTCGCCGCCCTCCGCACACTCAGGAACGTCCCCGCCGTGCTGTCGGAACACGGCGAGGACGTACCCGAGGCGGTGGAACCCGCGGCGGTCTGA
- a CDS encoding DUF5324 family protein yields MERRKQYATEEYATEEEVPVTRIDSVRHAADVTKDSVRHAAEVAAPYANTARESAVHYGKQAGCYSRKAGLAAKQHYDTRLAPQVGQARDQVWSAMPPKATNAVETAARRTREGTRAAADYTAPRVGSAVAATRSVAGPAKDEVVVRGAAALQALRGQVTATEIDRLVRRRIRRQKTGRALRDALIAGFAFGAAVAAWKWWSKQSNPDWLVEPPEPTEVGDRASMNGSGTLTVVDPLDDHRGSVNGSGPRVDRVDGSDLDPGVEAKRSDEEGDR; encoded by the coding sequence GTGGAAAGGCGAAAACAGTACGCCACCGAGGAGTACGCCACCGAGGAGGAGGTTCCTGTGACCCGCATCGACAGCGTGCGCCACGCGGCCGACGTGACGAAGGACAGCGTGCGGCACGCCGCGGAGGTGGCGGCACCGTACGCGAACACGGCCAGGGAAAGCGCCGTGCACTACGGCAAGCAGGCCGGCTGCTACAGCCGCAAGGCCGGACTCGCCGCCAAGCAGCACTACGACACGCGGCTCGCGCCGCAGGTCGGACAGGCCCGCGACCAGGTCTGGTCCGCGATGCCGCCGAAGGCCACGAACGCCGTGGAGACCGCCGCCCGCCGTACCCGCGAGGGCACCAGGGCGGCCGCCGACTACACCGCGCCCCGGGTCGGCTCCGCGGTCGCGGCGACCCGGTCGGTGGCCGGACCGGCCAAGGACGAGGTCGTGGTGCGCGGCGCCGCCGCGCTCCAGGCGCTGCGCGGTCAGGTGACCGCCACCGAGATCGACCGGCTGGTCCGGCGCCGGATCCGCCGGCAGAAGACCGGCCGCGCCCTGCGCGACGCGCTGATCGCCGGATTCGCCTTCGGTGCCGCCGTCGCGGCCTGGAAGTGGTGGAGCAAGCAGTCCAACCCGGACTGGCTGGTGGAGCCCCCCGAGCCGACCGAGGTCGGCGACCGGGCGTCGATGAACGGCAGCGGCACCCTCACCGTGGTCGACCCGCTGGACGACCACCGCGGCTCGGTCAACGGCTCAGGACCGCGGGTGGACCGGGTGGACGGCTCGGACCTCGACCCCGGGGTCGAGGCCAAGCGGTCCGACGAGGAGGGCGACCGCTAG
- a CDS encoding peptidylprolyl isomerase codes for MAEQLYATLRTNHGDIVIRLLPNHTPKTVENFVGLAEGTREWTDPRTGKPSHAKLYDGTVFHRVISGFMIQGGDPLGNGTGGPGYEFADEFHPDLAFDRPYLLAMANAGANTNGSQFFITVAPTTWLTRKHTIFGEVADDASKKVVDGIIGAPTNPRTDRPLEDVVIDTVVVEKRTS; via the coding sequence GTGGCTGAGCAGCTCTACGCCACTCTGAGGACCAACCACGGCGACATCGTGATCCGGCTGCTGCCGAACCACACGCCGAAGACGGTGGAGAACTTCGTCGGACTCGCCGAGGGCACCCGCGAGTGGACCGACCCGCGCACCGGCAAGCCGTCCCACGCCAAGCTCTACGACGGCACCGTGTTCCACCGTGTCATCTCCGGTTTCATGATCCAGGGCGGCGACCCGCTGGGGAACGGCACCGGCGGCCCCGGTTACGAGTTCGCCGACGAGTTCCACCCCGACCTGGCCTTCGACCGTCCCTACCTCCTGGCGATGGCCAACGCGGGCGCCAACACCAACGGCTCGCAGTTCTTCATCACGGTCGCCCCCACCACGTGGCTGACCCGCAAGCACACCATCTTCGGCGAGGTCGCGGACGACGCGAGCAAGAAGGTGGTGGACGGGATCATCGGCGCTCCCACCAACCCCCGCACCGACCGTCCTCTGGAAGACGTCGTGATCGACACCGTGGTGGTGGAGAAGCGCACTTCCTGA
- a CDS encoding rhomboid family intramembrane serine protease has product MEQQAVCCYRHPDRETGIRCARCERPICPECMISASVGFQCPDCVREGTRHSRGPRTVAGGRVTPGDPFLITKILIALNVLVFVLELAIGNRLAGDLGLYAVCAPPQYGHVCGGVADGQWYRVLTSAFVHDQPTPLHIGFNMLSLWWIGGPLEQRLGRSRYSALYFVSLLGGSAAVLLLAPGTLTIGASGAIFGLFGATAIYMRRLRYDMRPILVLLALNIVFSFTWSNVSWQGHLGGLVAGVLVAVGIMYAPREHRNLVQWGATAAVLIASVALTLVAVAQITP; this is encoded by the coding sequence ATGGAACAGCAGGCGGTCTGCTGCTACCGGCACCCGGACCGGGAGACCGGCATACGCTGCGCCCGGTGCGAGCGGCCGATCTGCCCCGAGTGCATGATCAGCGCGTCCGTGGGCTTCCAGTGCCCGGACTGCGTCCGCGAAGGCACCCGGCACAGCCGCGGGCCGCGTACGGTCGCGGGCGGGCGGGTGACGCCGGGCGACCCGTTCCTGATCACCAAGATCCTCATCGCCCTGAACGTCCTGGTCTTCGTGCTGGAGCTGGCGATCGGCAACCGGCTGGCCGGCGATCTCGGCCTGTACGCGGTGTGCGCGCCCCCGCAGTACGGGCATGTGTGCGGAGGCGTGGCCGACGGCCAGTGGTACCGGGTGCTGACCTCGGCCTTCGTGCACGACCAGCCGACTCCGCTGCACATCGGCTTCAACATGCTCTCGCTGTGGTGGATCGGCGGCCCGCTGGAACAGCGGCTCGGCCGCTCCCGCTACAGCGCGCTGTATTTCGTCTCCCTGCTCGGTGGCAGCGCGGCGGTGCTGCTGCTCGCGCCGGGCACGCTCACCATCGGTGCCTCGGGTGCGATCTTCGGTCTCTTCGGCGCGACCGCGATCTACATGCGGCGGCTGCGCTACGACATGCGCCCGATCCTGGTCCTGCTGGCGCTGAACATCGTCTTCAGCTTCACCTGGTCCAATGTGAGCTGGCAGGGCCACCTGGGCGGGCTGGTCGCCGGCGTGCTGGTGGCGGTGGGGATAATGTACGCGCCCCGGGAACACCGGAACCTCGTGCAGTGGGGGGCGACCGCGGCCGTGCTGATCGCCTCCGTCGCCCTGACGCTGGTAGCAGTGGCGCAGATCACTCCCTGA
- the crgA gene encoding cell division protein CrgA: MPKSRIRKKADFTPPPAKSATAIKLGGGINWVAPVMLAFFIVGLAWIVLFYVTQGSLPIDALNNWNIVVGFGFIAGGFVVSTQWK, from the coding sequence GTGCCGAAGTCACGGATCCGCAAGAAGGCCGACTTCACCCCGCCGCCGGCCAAGTCCGCCACGGCGATAAAGCTCGGTGGTGGTATCAACTGGGTCGCGCCGGTGATGCTGGCGTTCTTCATCGTCGGCCTGGCATGGATCGTCCTGTTCTATGTCACGCAGGGCAGTCTGCCGATCGACGCCCTCAACAACTGGAACATCGTGGTCGGGTTCGGCTTCATCGCGGGTGGGTTCGTCGTCTCCACCCAGTGGAAGTAG
- a CDS encoding DUF881 domain-containing protein, producing MLSAGVFALAGLIFWTSFDTAKGVDIRSDDPLPKLSDTVRTKNSRNEKLENQLSGIRSDVDRLTRQGSGLSGAERARIDALDRAAGTDPLTGPGLEVTLDDAPPNAGPLVPGVPDPQPNDLVIHQQDLQAVVNALWQGGARGIRVMDQRLISTSAVRCVGNTLILQGRVYSPPYRITAVGDRDKLRAALDASPAIRNYLQYVEAYGLGWKVAADRKVTLPGYSGAVDLHYAKPVSPP from the coding sequence GTGCTCAGTGCGGGAGTCTTCGCGCTGGCCGGACTGATCTTCTGGACGAGTTTCGACACCGCGAAGGGGGTCGACATCCGCAGTGACGACCCGCTTCCGAAGCTTTCCGACACGGTTCGCACCAAGAACAGCCGTAATGAGAAGCTGGAGAACCAGCTCAGCGGAATCCGCTCGGATGTCGACAGGCTCACCCGGCAGGGCAGCGGTCTCAGCGGCGCCGAGCGCGCGCGGATCGACGCCCTCGACCGAGCGGCCGGCACCGACCCGCTGACCGGTCCGGGGCTGGAGGTCACCCTCGACGACGCCCCGCCGAACGCCGGCCCGCTCGTTCCCGGCGTCCCCGACCCGCAGCCGAACGACCTGGTCATCCACCAGCAGGACCTCCAGGCCGTGGTCAACGCGCTGTGGCAGGGCGGCGCGCGCGGCATCCGGGTCATGGACCAGCGGCTGATCTCCACCAGCGCGGTCCGCTGCGTCGGCAACACCCTCATCCTCCAGGGCCGGGTCTACTCGCCGCCCTACCGGATCACCGCCGTCGGCGACCGCGACAAGCTCCGCGCGGCCCTCGACGCCAGCCCCGCGATCCGCAACTACCTCCAGTACGTCGAGGCGTACGGCCTCGGCTGGAAGGTCGCCGCGGATCGGAAGGTCACTCTTCCCGGTTACTCGGGCGCGGTCGACCTTCACTACGCGAAGCCTGTGAGCCCGCCATGA